The following is a genomic window from Phaeodactylum tricornutum CCAP 1055/1 PHATR_bd_32x35 genomic scaffold, whole genome shotgun sequence.
GGCTGCGAATGGATCGAAGCGAAATCTTGACTATCTTAGTGGGGGTTACATCGGTCAAGGTGACTCCAAGCGGTAAACGCGTCTAATGAGAACTGGGTGGGAGCTAGAGAACTATTTGTTGAAAAGGATATTATAATTGTAACGGTATTGTATCGCGATTTACTAGtgcaactgactgtgaatttaCCCATCTTTCAACGACCGCCCCACGTATGTTGTGTAACTCAAAAAAGGCATCCTCACCATGCTCTCAAAGCCAACATCATCGACCGGAAATGCGTTCGCCTCACGAGTTTTCCTACGGCTAGATACCTGGGCATGATGATCGCTGTTGTAGTCTTTTATCAAACCCAATTCTTGATATGCATCCCACAggaacaagaaaaagcatCCGTTACACAATTCGCTCCAACTAACGTAAAGAAATTTTCCTGTAGACTGGTACTTTCACTTTTTTTCTGGCAAATACATTAGcctagctagagagaggtGGAAGCTGTGCCCGAATACTGTGCTGCATCTCGACACTGTGAGTTgacgctgactgtgagctacCCTGTGCCTGCTAGTCCTATACAGAGTTATTCTGTTTCCTGTTCACCGTTAAAGTGCGGTTAGAAAGAAAATACAGTATTTCTTGTGCTGACGCTGCGATGACGTCTGATTCCACATACGTCATAATATCTTGGACAAAAGGATTTCGTCCACGAGTCCCGATAGTGGTGAGAGAGGGGAGAAAAGCATCCGTGTGAAGTTGCTTGTACGTTTGTATGTGCAGATGTGTGTACGTGATTAGGTTGTAGACAAGAATGAGCAATGGAATTCACAATGCAAACGTGCCgagcttttcttccttgtcgttgtcgtgtATCATCTATCATCATTGACTCTATACCATTATGTCCACCCGTCTTATTGCTAAATTCAAGTCGTCGTTGACGACTCGTGCTACGCTTCGTAAACCTGCACTTTGTGTCCCCCCGTCTCGATCATTTGCGGCAGAGTCAGAAAATCTGGTCAAGACTGCCCTGTACAACGTACACAAGGATCTAGGGGGAGACATGGTGCCGTTCGCGGGATACGAGTTGCCTGTCCTGTATAAGGGTGAAAATGGCGGAGTTATGAAGGAGCATTTGTGGTGCCGGGCAGACGGGAAGGCTTCGCTTTTTGACGTTTCTCACATGGGACAGATCCGCTGGCACGGCAAGGATCGTGTCGCCTTTCTAGAACGCGTCGTCGTGGGTGACATTGCCAGTCTCAAGGAAGGCATGGGATGCCTTTCCTTGGTAACAAACGAAAAAGGAGGAATCATCGATGACACCGTCATTACTAATGCGGGCGATCATGTTTTCATGGTTGTGAACGGAGCAACTAAGTTTGGTGATATGAAGCATTTCGAAGAACAAATGGCTGTGTTTGATGGCGATGTCACGATGGAGTACTTGGAGGACAGCATGCAGCTTTTAGCGGTACAAGGTCCTGGTGCCGCTGCATCGGTTGCCAAGCTTTTACCCTCTGACTTTGACATGACCCGCATGCCGTTTATGAGCGGACGCCCCACAACTTTGGATGGTGTCGACGGATGCCGCATTACTCGGTACGAACACAAATGGGCCACGAAACACTCACGGCAGAGTTTCTGCGAACTTGCTTCATGTTTGTGTTATTTAcatttgtttttctttgaaCAGATGCGGATACACCGGCGAAGACGGATTCGAAATCGCTATGCCTACTGAACATGCCGTCTCGATCGCTTCCAAGCTAATGGAAGATTCTTCCGTCAACCCCACTGGTCTCGGTGCCCGGGATTCGCTTCGTCTTGAAGCTGGGCTTTGTCTCTACGGCAACGATCTCAATGAAGACATCACTCCCGTCGAAGGCGTGCTAGGTTGGACTTTGGGACCTGCCAAAAGCCGCCGTCGGACAGAAGGTGGTTTCCTCGGGGCCGAACACATTTTAACCCCGGATGGCAAGCTGCAAAAGGTCAATCGCAAACGCGTCGGTATTATGGGTATGAAGGCCCCAGCCCGGGATCATACGGAGATTTTTGACGAAAACGGTGAAAATAAGATTGGCGAAGTCACTTCTGGTACCTTCAGTCCCTGCCTCAAGGCACCTATCGCCATGGGCTACGTTGAGACGGCCAGTGCCAAAGCTGGTACACCGATAATGCTCAAGATCCGCAATAAGATGCAAAAGGCTGAAATTACAAAGATGCCTTTTGTGGAGTCGCGGTACTACCGCGTGCCGGAGTAAATATAAAAGCAGGATCGCTCAAAGAAACCTGATCATTATAGGTGGATCAAGATCATATCTAGTTTACAATGAAACTCATAATGAATTTCCTTTCGCTGCGTGTGAATTGTAGGCCCAACGGCATCACCTTTAAGTGCTTGTATGATCTTATATACATTAAGCGTTCCACACTCCTTCCGCCGCCCTCAACTAGTGTCAGTCGGATGAGAAACACGACAAAAGAAATGTTTTAAAGAAAACATGCAACTAATGTGCAAAAAAATTCTACATGTGGTTCATCATAGTTACAGTACTACGAAACGATTTCCATCCTTGTGAAAGATTCTGCAGGATTTCCAATAAGATGCCATTTTGGTCAAATTAAATTTGTTCCGTGGGAAATCACCTTGAATGTGTGAATGTCACATTTTCTTGCTTGAAAGGCTTGTTAGCATTCCTCTCTAGTCCTGCAATTGCGGAACTTGAAGTCTTTTGGTGAGCCGTAAAATCGTGCCACGAATGTGCTCCGAATTTAGCCCTGCTTGTTCGTATTGCTCGTACTGTGTACCGGCTTCAAAGAGGGTGTCGGGAATAACCATGGGTCGGAATTTGAGCTCCCCGTCGTCCAGAATACCGTCCAGAGACAAGAAATGCAGGACGTGATCACCGAATCCACCAATACTGCCTTCTTCGATCGTAATCAAGACTGAATGTTCGTCAGCCAATTCTCGGACTAAGTCGACATCCAACGGTTTCATGAAACGCCCATCTGCGACTGTTACCCCCAATGTCGGATCAATATCTTCAACTTCCTTTGCAGCAACCAATGCTTCATGAAGGCGAGTTCCCAGCGACAACACTGCCACGCGATCCTTTCGAGACTTTCCTCGCGTGGACGATTGATTCTGATTAAATCCACCCGGACGACGAACAATGCGGCCTTTTCCGATTGGCAAAACTTCTCCTTTTGTAGGAATTTCGTCACCCTCGAAAGTATAGCCGAAGGTATTCTTGAGAGTTTCCAGACCGTATCCGGTACCGCGGGGGTATCGGAGGACAGTAGGACCGTCATTAAAGGCGGCTTGCGTCGCTACCATATTTCTTAGTTCAACCTCGTCACTAGGTGCCATAATAATCAAGTTTGGAATACAGCCCATGTAGCTGAGATCATAGCAACCATGGTGAGTGGGACCATCGTTACCAACCAAGCCAGCACGGTCCAAGACCATCCGCACAGGAAGGTTTTGAATTGCGACATCGTGCACAACCTGGTCGTACCCACGTTGCATGAAGGTCGAGTAGATACAAACAAAGGGCTTGAGACCTTCGCAGGCCATACCGGCGCCCATGGTCACAGCGTGTTGTTCAGCAATCCCAACGTCAAACGTACGCTTGGGAAACCTGCGTCCAAAAATATCCATGCCGGTACCACCAGGCATAGCAGCAGTAATTCCTACAATTGATCGGTCTTCAGTGGCCGCATCAATCAAAGCATTCGCGAAAATGGATGTGAGACTAGGAGCAATAGgctttttcgatttgattTGCTTTCCGGTTCCGAGATTAAACTTGGCAACACCGTGCATACGATCGCTTGCTTGCTCGGCGGGTGGGTAGCCGTATCCCTTGGTTGTCTTGACATGTAGCAAGACGGGTTTTGTGCTGGGGCTATCGCGTAGTTTTTCCAAAATAGGAATAAGATTGTCGAGATCATGACCGTCAACAGGGCCAACGTAGAAGAACCCAAGTTCCTCAAACAAGGTCCCCCCAGCAACAATACCGCGAGCGTACTCATCAATGCGCTTGTTGACGTCTTGGACACCTTCAGGTAAAAGTTTGTTAAAATTCTTGGCAAACATACGGAAATCTTGGAATGGCTTGGAAACCAGCAGGTTTGATGTGTAGGTAGAAAGTTGTGATGCGGGGACGATACCTCCAGCACTCGGTGTACCTGTCGGCAAGCTGACTTGGCCGTTGTCGTTGAGAATAACAATCATGCGATTTTTCAAATATCCTGCCGAGTTCATGGCTTCGTAGGCCATACCGCCGGTAATTGCTCCGTCTCCAATAACGGCAATGCAGTTGTTTTGTCGTTTGTTGAGTATGGATTTTCCAATACTCATTCCCTGGGCTACTGAGATAGACGTCGACGAGTGTCCTGCGCCGAATGAGTCGTACTCGGACTCTTTACGCTTACAGAAACCGGAAATACCACCCGATTGACGAAGTGTCGACATACGATCCCGGCGCCCAGTGAGAATTTTGTGCGGATAACATTGGTGGGAAACATCCCAAATAATGTCGTCTTCCGGCATATCGAAAACATAATGCAAGGCAACAGTGAGTTCGTTAACTCCGAGACTTGAGCTCAAGTGACCTCCTGTTTTGGACACGGATTCCAGGACTTCCCAACGGAGTTCGTTGGCTAGCTGCTTGAGTTGCCTCATGTCAAGATTTTTCATATCAGACGGA
Proteins encoded in this region:
- the GDCT gene encoding glycine decarboxylase t-protein (Glycine decarboxylase T-protein, also called glycine cleavage system T-protein (GCST, GCVT). Catalyzes the formation of serine from two glycine with consequent production of CO2 and NH3. Part of the glycolate cycle (C2 cycle) in photorespiration.), producing MSTRLIAKFKSSLTTRATLRKPALCVPPSRSFAAESENLVKTALYNVHKDLGGDMVPFAGYELPVLYKGENGGVMKEHLWCRADGKASLFDVSHMGQIRWHGKDRVAFLERVVVGDIASLKEGMGCLSLVTNEKGGIIDDTVITNAGDHVFMVVNGATKFGDMKHFEEQMAVFDGDVTMEYLEDSMQLLAVQGPGAAASVAKLLPSDFDMTRMPFMSGRPTTLDGVDGCRITRCGYTGEDGFEIAMPTEHAVSIASKLMEDSSVNPTGLGARDSLRLEAGLCLYGNDLNEDITPVEGVLGWTLGPAKSRRRTEGGFLGAEHILTPDGKLQKVNRKRVGIMGMKAPARDHTEIFDENGENKIGEVTSGTFSPCLKAPIAMGYVETASAKAGTPIMLKIRNKMQKAEITKMPFVESRYYRVPE
- the DXS gene encoding precursor of synthase DXS 1-deoxy-d-xylulose-5-phosphate synthase (DXS 1-deoxy-D-xylulose-5-phosphate synthase: first step in MEP pathway, formation of DOXP from pyruvate and glyceraldehyde-3-phosphate), giving the protein MRLSSALFLLITPTVAAFAPRASLLVRKTNTFVKAEGTNGGGSGPPFSGPAVKPILDSVKYPSDMKNLDMRQLKQLANELRWEVLESVSKTGGHLSSSLGVNELTVALHYVFDMPEDDIIWDVSHQCYPHKILTGRRDRMSTLRQSGGISGFCKRKESEYDSFGAGHSSTSISVAQGMSIGKSILNKRQNNCIAVIGDGAITGGMAYEAMNSAGYLKNRMIVILNDNGQVSLPTGTPSAGGIVPASQLSTYTSNLLVSKPFQDFRMFAKNFNKLLPEGVQDVNKRIDEYARGIVAGGTLFEELGFFYVGPVDGHDLDNLIPILEKLRDSPSTKPVLLHVKTTKGYGYPPAEQASDRMHGVAKFNLGTGKQIKSKKPIAPSLTSIFANALIDAATEDRSIVGITAAMPGGTGMDIFGRRFPKRTFDVGIAEQHAVTMGAGMACEGLKPFVCIYSTFMQRGYDQVVHDVAIQNLPVRMVLDRAGLVGNDGPTHHGCYDLSYMGCIPNLIIMAPSDEVELRNMVATQAAFNDGPTVLRYPRGTGYGLETLKNTFGYTFEGDEIPTKGEVLPIGKGRIVRRPGGFNQNQSSTRGKSRKDRVAVLSLGTRLHEALVAAKEVEDIDPTLGVTVADGRFMKPLDVDLVRELADEHSVLITIEEGSIGGFGDHVLHFLSLDGILDDGELKFRPMVIPDTLFEAGTQYEQYEQAGLNSEHIRGTILRLTKRLQVPQLQD